GAATATTTTGAATTGATTATGCCGTACaatttaaattacaaaaataattacaaagaattaatttttaagtataaTTTGATAAGGTATAGATTACCTTAtctatttaaatattttgactTATGTAAAAGATTCATAGATTTAATTGAAGTAATTATAGAGTTTTACATACAAAAATTAGATAATACTAGCAACATTACACAAATATTACTTGAAATGtctaaagaaatattttttatagtaaataattgtaagaaatattacaaaaatattaatgaaATGACTAAATTGCTTGAGACTtatgaagaaaatataattgaataaaattttttacatataacatgtttaattattttttattgttattccTTCTAATTGCAGTTTTGTAATATCTCAAgcattgttttttaattcatttataaataccaaatataattaaatatgcCCTTCACCACTTATAATGCCTATAATTTACTCcccaaaatatatttttgtttgcgattattaaaatagatCTAACTATCGGTAGAATAgttatatgattttttaacccttatataaaaattgtaaaaatttttaaccatctaaaattaaacatgtataaaaaaaactttttaaacGTGAATTCTcggttaaaaaattaactcGTTGGATCCTAAAACTATTTTCATAACAACTTTGCTTAAAAACTGCGAGTATTTTccaatattgttttaaattctaaaaaacagCGTTTGAAAAGTcgaatttcaaaaattataaaaatgcagaaaatgaaaaaataaatcctGTTGTTAATAGCAGAAAAAATTACGTaggtttttataatatattttttaatataccAATTGGACCAATATTGCTATAGAAGGTAGCCAAATATCACATTGTTGGTTTTTGATTTCCGAACATTCATCCACTATGCCTCTCACTTTAGTTTTTATCGATGTTTTATCCATCTCAGAATTTATGATTTCCAAAATTTGATTCATTCTACTCAATAAAGTCATTGATAAATCGTTTTTATTGGTCTGTTGAAAGACTTGAAATCTTCGTACAGcatctttaattttattgccTACAATgagattattttttttgctgGCTTTTTCTTTGAGAGATTCGAAAACTTCTTCAAATTTCTTGGACAAATAAATCGCGTCAAAATTCGtttgaatattttcttcCGTATTTCTGGTATTATTAGAAGATGGAGTTTGGTTTACTGGTTGGGGAATAACTGGAGACTTATTAAATGGTTTTGGTATACTTGATACATTAGATTGAGGAGGTGATTGAACAGGTTTCTGTTGTCCATAAGTAGAGACTGATGTATCTGGCTTTGTACTAAATGAAGTCGCGCTTCTATTGAATACTCCGGAGTATAAACTTTTCTTAGGTGGCGCAGGCTTGTTCAATGTTTGCGGCGATGTTTCAGTCGTTGGCTTAGTAGAAAAGGCAGTGACGCTTTTATTTGGCACACCATACAAAGGCTTCTGGGAAGATGTTTCGGGCACAGGTTTAGTAGAAAAAGAGGCCACGCTTTTATTCGGGGCGCCATATAATGGAGGACGCACGGGCGCAGGTGAAGCTTCGGGCACTTTTTTCTGTTCTTGTTGGactttattttcaattattgGCTTACGCATTGGCGCAGTGAGAGTGACGTtgcttaattttttctctaCTTCGTCCACTTTTTTATACGTTTCTTGTTCTTTTCCAATATAATTTCTGATAATTTCgtctttaaaattaaagtcTTTCATTTCTCCAAACATATTGTGACTGATCGCATAccaaaaatattcatttataatCGGGTTATCGTATGAattattaagttttttcaaactaaaaatttcatttccATATTTTCCAAAGAAATCTTTTacatcaaatattttatctggTAGGTCAGTTGAAATATTTCTACTATTGAAATATTCTTTAGAATCGttataaatcaaattaagaattggaattttaaaatattcagaaatatttctaataatttctaaaactTTTCCATTATTCAAATCCGAGTATAAAAGTATTGCGATCATAATCGTCCATTGGTCagatgaaatttttttccaaaATTCTTCATATTCTTTATTCACAGCCAGACACACTAAAAACTCCAAAGAATCTGCAGGGTCAactttgttattttttatcatcaagtcaattacaaaatttaaatttatttttttttcattaaaaatttttacatcctcaaaattttttgttattaaattttttacaacatCGTCTTgcaaatcaaaaataaaaccttcatttttaatactaGATTTaggaaatatatttctattttctaaaaataatttcccAATTTCTTTTCTCGAATTTTCgtcaaatttaaat
Above is a window of Vairimorpha necatrix chromosome 2, complete sequence DNA encoding:
- a CDS encoding protein transport protein SEC31A — encoded protein: MIFNKSYLTTFSKNKPYLALASKGKIIDSKFTLNSELSLYDYAHNVHYTPLQTDVEYCKVEWCENLLASGHTNGTMSLFEPCSDLSETSDSFKLIKNFEGLTGKVLGLDFNKNKNVIAAGSANGNLVFLNLDKLDQQYKCDIPIEENITCLAWNNQVSRILAVGTATGNILILDLRAKEIVKTLQSKDIKDINNIKWHPKCSTTIFASSNLNDLACFKLESNSLTKIGKFKSPTINFDILNQDTAVCCSDNEIKYINVDTFEIKEKINTENAFDISFSKKDPIYCSSYNSGTTEVFSNLCKNFNLGKAHLQINNKIVGPEIYKINTSPLKINVEENIEKKIIDILYSEEEFKFDENSRKEIGKLFLENRNIFPKSSIKNEGFIFDLQDDVVKNLITKNFEDVKIFNEKKINLNFVIDLMIKNNKVDPADSLEFLVCLAVNKEYEEFWKKISSDQWTIMIAILLYSDLNNGKVLEIIRNISEYFKIPILNLIYNDSKEYFNSRNISTDLPDKIFDVKDFFGKYGNEIFSLKKLNNSYDNPIINEYFWYAISHNMFGEMKDFNFKDEIIRNYIGKEQETYKKVDEVEKKLSNVTLTAPMRKPIIENKVQQEQKKVPEASPAPVRPPLYGAPNKSVASFSTKPVPETSSQKPLYGVPNKSVTAFSTKPTTETSPQTLNKPAPPKKSLYSGVFNRSATSFSTKPDTSVSTYGQQKPVQSPPQSNVSSIPKPFNKSPVIPQPVNQTPSSNNTRNTEENIQTNFDAIYLSKKFEEVFESLKEKASKKNNLIVGNKIKDAVRRFQVFQQTNKNDLSMTLLSRMNQILEIINSEMDKTSIKTKVRGIVDECSEIKNQQCDIWLPSIAILVQLVY